A window of Tachypleus tridentatus isolate NWPU-2018 chromosome 7, ASM421037v1, whole genome shotgun sequence genomic DNA:
TATTGATGCTGTATCATTTTTGTAACTTAGGTTTGTTTCATTCTTAACTTGTGCTTAACAGCACTTTATATTTATTCTGTCTAGGCTTACATGAAACTAGAAGCACTATATTGAGGTTGGCTTGTTTGATAGACATGCACAATGCTGCTAATGCAAATGTTTGGACTAGGCCTGCCATGGTTACAGCCTGTTTGCATTAAACCTGAGACTTTAAGCACTTTAACCAGTGTGTGAATCACTGTTCGTATTGAAATAGTAATATAATCATGGGAAGATGTGTTAAATGATAAATGGCTGGAAGACACTCGATATAGCTATTGGTTGGTCTGGCATGGCAAGTACAATGCTTACTGCAAAATGTGTGCACTAGTTCAGTGCAAACAATTGTGGTTAATACATGTTAAActcaatgatatttttttttagttttgaaatttcactggattttttaaagtgaaattcaaTGTATTAAATGAGTGTATTCTCAGTGATGAGGTATTTTTCATTGACATTCTTTTGTAGTATTACGTGAACCAGTAAATAGCATATAAATACACGTCTATAggtcttaaatttgtttttagctttgtcttaaaaaaaggtttgaaatttAGTAAGTTGATAAGGTGAGGAACTCTGGATACAAGTTATTGCTATTGGCCTTATACATCCTTTATCTGAATAAAAACGTTATTATGTGTTTATGACTGTTTGTCACTTTAGATATGTTCTAAACGTTAATGAAGGATTAAATGCATCTTTCTTACTATTGAGACATCACATTATTCCTCAGTGTAGTCATgttaagatattaaaactgttgcAGGTGTATTAAAGTTTTAGTAGTTCATTACATATGTTATCCTGATCTATGTTTCTCTCCCATATTTCATTGGACAAGGACATGGATTTCTTTGCCCATTAATTAACTATTTAGATAACTTTCTTGGACTCCCTGATAACTAAACTGCTTAATATTTTGagtaatgtatttaaatactgAATGAATCACAGACTTTAATTCAGATTACCATTCACTTTAGTGCTTCATGAGTAGTTTTAGTAAAACATGAAGAAGGTCATTTTAACCTCCATGAACCACATTATTGccactgttgaattattttgtatgcttggatgtttttcacatttaatttttgaatCACATATATCCATAAATACAATCTGTGTTAGAGCCTAATGACTGTGGGCTAAGAGCAAAGATAGTAAGGCAGTATGTGGTgatgttttacactttttatttcatAATCACTTGACTTATTTGTGGGTTATATGTCTGACAGTATCTTCTTATTTTTCAGGACAGTCAGTCTATTCCTCTTAATAATTGCTGACTTCACCTTCTACAAAGACTGGACTTTTTCTCCATATAACTTTCTGCTGTTTAACTGGACTCAAGACATTGGTGCTATGTATGGGTCTCATCCATGGCACTGGTACTTCACGCATGGGTTTTTTGTGGTAATGACTACTCATCTTATTCCATTTATACAAGGGCTTAAGCTTCCCCAAGTGCGTCCtctaataataactatattttggTTTGTAGCTGTGTTCAGGTAAGTTAATTTCATGTACTTTGTTTTGTCTGTGACAGTCTTTCTACACATGTTCAAGGTACACTATATGTTGTAAAAtagtcaattttatttttcaaaaacatatattttatagaatCTTTGCAGGTTATATACTATTAGAAAAGTATGatgagttattgttttaaagcatgtgaattttgtaataaacatttattttaaaatgaatttcttaCCAACTTTTCAGTTTCCTAAGTCATAAAGAATTCCGTTTCCTGTTACCAGTGCTGCCTCTGGCTATGTGTGTTTGTGGAGCTGGTATACAACAATACAATAGTCATTTTGCTTCCACTGTAATAGCTGTCATCATATTGCTTATTAACATACCATTAGCTCTTTACACTGGTATCTACCACCAGAGGGGGACATTAGATGTAATGAATTTCCTTGGACAAGAGATAAAGTCAACCAATGATACAATAGATATTCTTTTTCTAATGCCTTGTCATTCTACACCGTTTTATAGGTAAGCTCTGAATTAAGTAttagaaatgtctttttttttgtaatttattttgacttACAAGTCAATGTAACCTTGTGTTTAATATTAGGTTAtccaaaaataaatgtcatttttgagctgcaaagtttggaaaagtataaaccagtgttgtaaaacatgctttaatcaaagtaagcaccatttgcttcaacacacttttgccaatgtgtaatgatgctgtttatgcccctacTATAGAAATCAGAATTTCCATAGTCAGTAAACTTCTAAAAgtttcttctgcagctgcctggttttgaaagcatttattattcaaaaagttgtcaaagtacttgcaaaaatgaaaatttgtaggggaaaggtctggggaataaggtggatgaagcAGAACCTCAATAtccaattcattcaatttttagAGTGTCATCCTTGACATGTCtcataacataaattttgttgatcttcagtcagctcatgcagaactTACTTATCCAACTTTTCAGTCTTTCTAATCACACTatggtggttggcaatgcttgatttgcttgtgcctagcttttctgtataatatgtataataaagttatggtttagacaaaatgtaattttcattgcCTTCAATCTTGTTATGTTAtagagccatcaaatagaaaattggAACTCTCTTACCTCACCCACATGTCACATCCTCACTTTCAGGATTTGACAGTGTTACTTAATATGTTTAGCACTATTATTTATGACCAATAAAAATCCAAGGTTTTCATCAATCAAATGATCTACTACATTACAACATTCCTGTACAGAGAATTTGTAATAGTTCTTCTTGCGtagttagaaaaccagaaacattataataatttttgaacattttctcctttttgcatgttattactttgttctttagtgcattatttaattaaataaaaatgattacgTGTACTGCTGCCTTTgatataaaagaatataaagtGTCATTGACAACCAAAAAAAAATACCaatgtaagtattttatttcttttttatgtttatttaattaaataaaaattttgtagtGTACTACTAACTTTAGTATTAGAAATGTAGTGATAAGTGTCAGCAGATTAAAAGAATatctatttcttgtttttttatgtgcattctgtatttgttataataaaattaaagtgcAAAAATAGGAAACCTTTTAGATTAGTCAAAGTTAGGttgggtaaaataaataataatatcatgaTTTTACAAGGCATGCATGTGAGCAGCTTAATGTAGCTCGTCGGAAATGTAGTTGAAGAGCATAAAAATGATCATTtaaattgaatttattattattatgaggttgtttaatttgaccaaccttgtatagaATTAGggcaaagaaaataacagataaaatataaagttttactgtaaaaaaaacatttgaaatatatttaggatattttaaatgttacataaattaaatttgagtgtaataaagtacttttagtcttaacatgaaaatccTTTTGCTTTCAGACTAGTCAAAAAAAAAGACTAGACATATTCACTAtcaaatttgcttttttttatatgtgaaagacTTAATTACTGAAAGTCTTCCACATTTTATGAAGGTATGCCAAGTgcattaaaagttattgtatgGAAACTAACAGGTACACAATAttagtcaatttgactgacctcataaaaAGAGAGTTAACCTGTGATGGACTAGCACCTTTAACTACTTATGTCAAAAGAAATGAGCTTACAATTGACATTAGGTGCACTGAAGgcacagaaaatatttaactttaatttattgttacCTTCAGTAAAGAAATGGAATCATTGAGTCTAATATccataataaaatttaaactgttatcattaaaCTTTTTAGCTATGTCTTGCCTGTAGTTGTGGTTGGTTTTGCACAGaaactttatgaaattaaaatattcagaacttaaaataaactttataataaattatggtTACCATTACAAGTTCTGAGCAATATTTCAACGTAACTTATGAATTATTTGTCCATGTATATGTtgtttatcttgttatttttgttgttgttgaacatatgaaatattttcattgtttttactttGCAGTGTGTTTAATAGATGACcattacatattattttgtttcagtcATATACATCGAAATGTATCCATGCGATTTCTTACATGCGAACCAAACTTTGAAGAAATATCATATTACAAGGATGAAGCAGACATTTTTTTCTGCAACCCAACTGCATGGCTTGAGGAGAATATCAAACCAGTTATCGTCAACAGTAATGTCTCTTCACAGCCTTCTCATCTTGTCTTATTTGACTCCTTACATTCACAGATAAGCAGCTTTCTTGAAGCTTACAACTATGATTTGTGTTTTCAGACATTTCACACTCATTTTCCTGAAACAAGGACAGGTAGAAATGTCTTTGTCTTTTCTAAGAGAAATGATTGGAATGATGTATTTTCCAGAAGTTGAAGTAATAGTTTTGTCTTCAAGATTGTGAAAACATAACATGAGTTTCTTGTTAAAAGTTACTAGAAAAATTTCACGTACATCTCTTAACAGTGTGGATATCATTACAAACTTTGGATGAACCAGCACTTTAAGTGGATTAAAAGTTAAAATGCTGTGTTTCGTATTTATAGATAATGGATATATTGATATCTTTCTAAATATGTGGTTTATGAAGATAAATTAAGTTTATGTGGCATAGCTGATAAGACATTTCATCTTGGTTTAGTACTCTATCCAACAAAATCTCTCTTAGTGTATCTTGTAATTCCTTAAAATTTCTACAAATAATTTACCATTTTCCTACTGTTTATGTAGCATAGATCAAGAGGATGTAATGCATCCAGACAcaatttttatcattgtaaattctCAACTTTATTGCTGTGATATTAAACTAAACAGTGAAGAAAAGAAGGTTTagtctttatatataaaaacgatATAAACATGTTTAGTCAGTATATCACATCATGATTTCAGTATTACAGTAGATAAAACTACCCAACAGATCAATGTCAGttagttaaaatatatcaaaattaaattacattaaacagGAGAATGTAATGCTAAGAACTGTTGCTACATAACAAAGTACAATCCCTATGTGGAGGTCATGAATGATGAATTTAGGAGCCCTCCAATCATAGTCCAGTGGCTAGCACATTGTATAGGTGATGGTCAAATTCCACTCTTTGATTAGAATAGTCCATGAGTTAGAGGTCAGATTTTGAGAGACATTGATAAGCTGTATTCTCTTATATCTGTTATTTCATACTTAAAGCATATACTCTTCACACAGCTTTGAACCaaagttcaaacaaacaagccttaaAGTACATagttatgttttttgtttcttatttgcaAATAATAGTTTTTGGTTGGCTCAATACAGAGCTTTTGAAACCTTTTATTTGACAGTAACATTTCTAATAACTCAACAGAGGGCACAGTCTGTTCTTCCTGCTTAGATCTAGTGATAAACAAAGCTCTCAGTAATATAACTATATGCATGATCATACTTTATAAATTGGAACTATTACAATAATTGCTCTAAATCAGAAGACTGAAACTGTGATATAGAAtccaaaaaagttaaaatattattctttactttcCTCAATATGTACATGAACAACAGaagttttaagtttatattcTATGGGACTTAAATAAATGTTGTATCCTGAAAAACTATACAgcaaagttgtgctgcctgtggtccctgagacaaagttcttggggcttatctttgaatgtaagttgacctttataccacacatcaagcagctacagatcaaatgtacaagagcattgaacatcctccgtgtcctctcttccaccacctggggagcagatcgatgttctgtgctaaagatatatcaagATCTTATTTGTTCGAAACTCCactgtggctctgccagaactTCGGCcctaaagatgctggaccctatttatcatcaaggacttcagctctgcactggggctttctgcacttcctcagttcagagcttatatgtagaatctcatgaaccttctttgcacctctgtcaTTTGCGACTGTCTTTActttatgcttcaaaactttgttccttaccaaaatATCCCACCTAGGATTGTGTTTTTTTCCTtgatgggccatactttttcagaatagacactctaccattgcttcttttggcctttgtatccaggcacagttggatgacaGTTGGTTTGTCTTTGAAAACAGCTCTTACTCATATTCTTCAAATTCATAGTATTTGCTTTGTTGCATGGTAAGGACATCAGCTGAGAAAAATTCCATTAACCAAAGATGCACAGTTATTGGTATGTTGATTAGCCATCTCTGTGACTGCTTTCACTACATCTAATTTCTCATGTACTTGAAAGTTTTAAAGCATCAAAATGGCACTAAAAACTCCTCTGAAAGCTGGATATTCTAATTTGAAGATATCCTCAGTAACGAGTACACTTCTGAGATCATCGTGGAGAGAAGTGAAAAATTCCTCAAGATTGGTGGTGCATAACTTTGCTAGAAATTGTCTTGGCATTAAGATAGCTATGAGGTAAAGGCTAAAAGCATCAGTAAGAGGAATAGGTATCCTGACATATACACTAAAGCCAGAGCATTCAAAACAAGGCATGCTCATTCATTTGTAACGTTGTCATGGCAGCTGAGAAAGCTGGAGAAATCATCTAAGTGGCAATGTATAATAGCAGATTACTTTGAGAGAAAGCACAAAAATGTGCATCTTTCAGGAGATAAAAATGTGGGCCTAGGTTTACTTTTATGACGATTTGAAAATCTTTATAATAGTTTCATGGCTTTTGGATATTGTCTGGCCCAGAAAGGTTAAGTGCACAGAAAATAGTGGCTGTAAGTACAGGATCCTTTCTTTGGTAAGTCTTTACATCTAAAAAGAAGCCATTGAATATATTTT
This region includes:
- the PIG-B gene encoding phosphatidylinositol glycan anchor biosynthesis class B isoform X2 codes for the protein MMLKQRWVLMPLFTVRVASVFLVQTAFVPDEYWQSLEVAHNMAFGYGYLTWEWRKGIRSAFYPSLVALQYIMLKIFGLDTVQMLDSSEWKYLLFVGLACLIRPTAAIFWFPLCLKHWCHRSLHYWPRLLASYVLVGTVSLFLLIIADFTFYKDWTFSPYNFLLFNWTQDIGAMYGSHPWHWYFTHGFFVVMTTHLIPFIQGLKLPQVRPLIITIFWFVAVFSFLSHKEFRFLLPVLPLAMCVCGAGIQQYNSHFASTVIAVIILLINIPLALYTGIYHQRGTLDVMNFLGQEIKSTNDTIDILFLMPCHSTPFYSHIHRNVSMRFLTCEPNFEEISYYKDEADIFFCNPTAWLEENIKPVIVNSNVSSQPSHLVLFDSLHSQISSFLEAYNYDLCFQTFHTHFPETRTGRNVFVFSKRNDWNDVFSRS
- the PIG-B gene encoding phosphatidylinositol glycan anchor biosynthesis class B isoform X4; protein product: MAFNMFGLYLYPWSRYSVSSSEWKYLLFVGLACLIRPTAAIFWFPLCLKHWCHRSLHYWPRLLASYVLVGTVSLFLLIIADFTFYKDWTFSPYNFLLFNWTQDIGAMYGSHPWHWYFTHGFFVVMTTHLIPFIQGLKLPQVRPLIITIFWFVAVFSFLSHKEFRFLLPVLPLAMCVCGAGIQQYNSHFASTVIAVIILLINIPLALYTGIYHQRGTLDVMNFLGQEIKSTNDTIDILFLMPCHSTPFYSHIHRNVSMRFLTCEPNFEEISYYKDEADIFFCNPTAWLEENIKPVIVNSNVSSQPSHLVLFDSLHSQISSFLEAYNYDLCFQTFHTHFPETRTGRNVFVFSKRNDWNDVFSRS
- the PIG-B gene encoding phosphatidylinositol glycan anchor biosynthesis class B isoform X3; this translates as MLKQRWVLMPLFTVRVASVFLVQTAFVPDEYWQSLEVAHNMAFGYGYLTWEWRKGIRSAFYPSLVALQYIMLKIFGLDTVQMLDSSEWKYLLFVGLACLIRPTAAIFWFPLCLKHWCHRSLHYWPRLLASYVLVGTVSLFLLIIADFTFYKDWTFSPYNFLLFNWTQDIGAMYGSHPWHWYFTHGFFVVMTTHLIPFIQGLKLPQVRPLIITIFWFVAVFSFLSHKEFRFLLPVLPLAMCVCGAGIQQYNSHFASTVIAVIILLINIPLALYTGIYHQRGTLDVMNFLGQEIKSTNDTIDILFLMPCHSTPFYSHIHRNVSMRFLTCEPNFEEISYYKDEADIFFCNPTAWLEENIKPVIVNSNVSSQPSHLVLFDSLHSQISSFLEAYNYDLCFQTFHTHFPETRTGRNVFVFSKRNDWNDVFSRS
- the PIG-B gene encoding phosphatidylinositol glycan anchor biosynthesis class B isoform X1 encodes the protein MSACGQRIHNFKMLKQRWVLMPLFTVRVASVFLVQTAFVPDEYWQSLEVAHNMAFGYGYLTWEWRKGIRSAFYPSLVALQYIMLKIFGLDTVQMLDSSEWKYLLFVGLACLIRPTAAIFWFPLCLKHWCHRSLHYWPRLLASYVLVGTVSLFLLIIADFTFYKDWTFSPYNFLLFNWTQDIGAMYGSHPWHWYFTHGFFVVMTTHLIPFIQGLKLPQVRPLIITIFWFVAVFSFLSHKEFRFLLPVLPLAMCVCGAGIQQYNSHFASTVIAVIILLINIPLALYTGIYHQRGTLDVMNFLGQEIKSTNDTIDILFLMPCHSTPFYSHIHRNVSMRFLTCEPNFEEISYYKDEADIFFCNPTAWLEENIKPVIVNSNVSSQPSHLVLFDSLHSQISSFLEAYNYDLCFQTFHTHFPETRTGRNVFVFSKRNDWNDVFSRS
- the PIG-B gene encoding phosphatidylinositol glycan anchor biosynthesis class B isoform X5; this translates as MVKIFSFKDSSEWKYLLFVGLACLIRPTAAIFWFPLCLKHWCHRSLHYWPRLLASYVLVGTVSLFLLIIADFTFYKDWTFSPYNFLLFNWTQDIGAMYGSHPWHWYFTHGFFVVMTTHLIPFIQGLKLPQVRPLIITIFWFVAVFSFLSHKEFRFLLPVLPLAMCVCGAGIQQYNSHFASTVIAVIILLINIPLALYTGIYHQRGTLDVMNFLGQEIKSTNDTIDILFLMPCHSTPFYSHIHRNVSMRFLTCEPNFEEISYYKDEADIFFCNPTAWLEENIKPVIVNSNVSSQPSHLVLFDSLHSQISSFLEAYNYDLCFQTFHTHFPETRTGRNVFVFSKRNDWNDVFSRS